A single region of the Plasmodium reichenowi strain SY57 chromosome 9, whole genome shotgun sequence genome encodes:
- a CDS encoding hypothetical protein (conserved Plasmodium protein, unknown function), with product MSTIRWVDLLSSESNFSHSKTNNDDVNEKLKKKKVFFKSEADLNNSFLNSYNGDLDNSNVGINLKIKNMCIKEKKDIKADEKINEKICSNKKDTIIQKNVNTNYDEKINVVHNIPYNDKDKKEKEEGLLNKIDNFDDNTNDQSKLYINNVQVSETQKNISPLDEKENNNNNNNNNKIVEKKTSKQTDDNKTNQDDVKVKVKINSAYPEQNNNDDLENEKNNKKKERVINNIPTHKEEQNNDISVISSNEESNPNNNNSKYILRNDKDTCNNTEDMSNRNKEKTTTQNILKNPVSNKNKEENCQSRDSSKKRNSVSKSSKNIIHPVDDNKKNVESLINPSETKKNDSLKMNQEKNIKYMEHSKKGKNKRKERNNNMENSMINNNSISVLDYTVSHDVTLDENNIPLNPTKKMKNKMKDLKHLEDDKNDDILNMNKSKIPNSFKQADSNNIVIKKLMKEENNSSVKENETINFLKIQNMNTMIDKEDNPFYNVMNNNIDLEKFKNFNNNFINYIGDIRNNFSESLCTANRNRVNSRLKEIAVGKSTKEYKNYVKLVKYQDRLEDDPATPNAYEDITNAKFQAKYNLWRKKLHKFDTLN from the exons ATGTCTACAATTAGATGGGTTGATCTGTTATCAAGCGAATcaa attTCTCGCACTCGAAGACAAACAATGATGATGtgaatgaaaaattaaaaaaaaaaaaagttttttttaaatctgAAGCAGATTTAAATAATAGTTTTTTGAATTCATATAATGGGGATTTAGATAATAGTAACGTTGgaataaatttaaaaataaaaaatatgtgtattaaagaaaagaaagatataaaggcagatgaaaaaataaacgAAAAGATTTgtagtaataaaaaagatacaattatacaaaaaaatgtgaatactaattatgatgaaaaaataaatgttgTTCATAACATACcatataatgataaagataaaaaagaaaaagaagaaggtttattaaataaaatagataATTTTGATGATAACACAAATGATCAAagtaaattatatattaataatgttCAAGTTAGTGAAACACAAAAGAATATAAGTCCCCTtgatgaaaaagaaaataataataataataataataataataaaatcGTGGAGAAAAAAACAAGCAAACAAACGGACGATAACAAAACAAATCAGGATGATGTAAAAgtaaaagtaaaaataaattcgGCCTATCctgaacaaaataataatgatgatctagaaaatgaaaaaaataataaaaaaaaagaacgggtgataaataatattccCACCCATAAGgaagaacaaaataatgatatatcaGTGATATCTTCAAATGAAGAATCTAACccaaataataataacagtaaatatattttaagaaATGATAAAGATACTTGTAACAATACAGAAGATATGTCGAATagaaataaagaaaaaacaacaacacaaaacattttaaaaaatcctgttagtaataaaaataaagaagaaaattGTCAATCGAGAGATTCCTCCAAAAAGAGAAATAGCGTTTCTAAATCatcaaaaaatatcataCATCCTGTGGAtgataataagaaaaatgtaGAATCCTTAATAAATCCTTCtgaaacaaaaaaaaatgattcCTTAAAAATGAAccaagaaaaaaatataaaatatatggaaCATAGtaaaaaagggaaaaataaaagaaaagaacgaaataataatatggaaaatagtatgataaataataatagtattTCTGTGCTTGATTATACTGTTTCTCATGATGTTACATTAGACGAGAATAATATTCCTTTGAATCCAAcaaaaaagatgaaaaataaaatgaagGATCTGAAACATTTGgaagatgataaaaatgatgatatccttaatatgaataaatcaaaaattCCGAATTCATTCAAACAGGCAGATAGTAACAACATagtaattaaaaaattgatgaaagaagaaaataattcgagtgttaaagaaaatgaaactataaattttctaaaaatacaaaatatgaATACTATGATAGATAAAGAAGATAATCCATTTTATAATgttatgaataataatatagattTAGAAAAgtttaaaaattttaataataattttataaattatataggggatataagaaataattttaGTGAATCCTTATGTACAGCTAACAGAAATAGAGTTAATAGTAGACTTAAAGAAATAGCTGTCGGAAAATCGACAAaggaatataaaaattatgttaAGCTAGTAAAATATCAAGATAGATTAGAAGATGATCCTGCTACACCTAACGCATATGAAGATATAACTAATGCGAAATTTCAAGCGAAATATAACTTGTGGAGAAAAAAGTTACATAAATTCGACACTCTAAATTGA
- a CDS encoding serine/threonine protein phosphatase 4, putative — MNPKDLDKVIDILKKCKLIEEREVRNLCSEAKLLLSKEDNVRNVDIPVIICGDIHGQFHDLKELFNIGNELPHVNYIFLGDYVDRGKYSIETFLLLLALKIKYPLHLTLIRGNHESRQISEIYGFYDECLKKYGSINVWKYCTDVFDYLCIGAIIENKYFCIHGGLSPCIEKIDELKKIYRFQEIPKNGALCDIMWSDPNDQNGWTKSPRGAGHLYGQDIVEKFCYINNIHMIARAHQLVMEGYKWSFNKKLVTIWSAPNYCYRCGNIASIMEIDENLFFNFKKFGPSSIDQHYLNTNNTNDLRKFPPVYFS; from the coding sequence ATGAACCCTAAGGATTTAGATAAAGTTATcgatatattaaaaaagtGTAAACTCATAGAAGAAAGAGAAGTTCGAAATTTATGTAGTGAAGcaaaattattattgtcaAAAGAAGATAATGTACGTAATGTTGATATTCCTGTTATTATATGTGGAGATATTCATGGTCAATTTCATgatttaaaagaattatttaatatagGTAATGAATTACCACAtgttaattatatatttttggGTGATTATGTAGATAGAGGGAAATATAGTATAGAAacctttttattattattggctttaaaaataaagtatCCATTACATTTAACCTTAATACGAGGGAATCATGAGAGTAGGCAAATATCTGAGATATATGGTTTCTATGATgaatgtttaaaaaaatatggatCCATAAATGTTTGGAAATATTGTACAGATGtttttgattatttatgtatagGAGCTATTATTGAAAATAAGTATTTTTGTATACATGGAGGATTATCACCATGtattgaaaaaatagatgaattaaaaaaaatttatagaTTTCAAGAAATTCCAAAGAATGGAGCTTTATGTGATATCATGTGGTCAGATCCTAATGATCAAAATGGATGGACTAAAAGTCCAAGAGGGGCTGGACATCTATATGGACAAGATATTGTTGAAAAATTCtgttatattaataatattcatatgattGCTAGAGCACATCAACTTGTTATGGAAGGCTATAAATGgtcttttaataaaaaattagtAACCATATGGTCAGCACCAAATTATTGTTATCGTTGTGGTAATATAGCAAGTATTATGGAAATTGACGAAaaccttttttttaattttaaaaaatttggTCCATCATCAATTGATCAACATTATCTCAACACTAATAATACGAATGACCTCAGGAAATTCCCACCAGTGTATTTCTCCTAA